Within the Burkholderia ubonensis genome, the region GTTGCGCGAGGCGCGCGACGCGTTCGAGCGCGCGTACTTCGAGTATCACCTCGCGCGCGAGAACGGCAGCATGACGCGCGTCGCGGAGAAGACGGGCCTCGAGCGCACGCACCTGTATCGCAAGCTCAAGCAGCTCGGCGTCGAACTCGGCAAGAAGCCGCCGGAAGGCATCGCGTAAAAAACTTCGCGAAAGTGCTTGCGCTACGCCAGATACCTCGATATACTTTCTCTTCTTCGTTGGCCCGGTAGCTCAGTTGGTAGAGCAGCGGATTGAAAATCCGCGTGTCGATGGTTCGATTCCGTCCCAGGCCACCAGCATTTCGAACCCCAAGAATCGCCGGATTCTTGGGGTTTTTCGTTTGTGGTGGCGCGCGCTGCCCGGCGGCATTCGCGGCGACGTGATAAAATCCGTGCCCGCTCAATGACTTAGCGCGTCGCTTCGCGTGCATCGCGAAGCGGGCGGTCCGGCATCGCGCCGGTGTGAGGCGCCGATGTCGCGCGATGGGCGGCATAAGCGTCCCGTCGTCTTTGAAGCAGGCGGCCCCGCCTATACTGGTCGAGCCGGCGCAGCCGGCACGCGCCGGGCGGCCCTCGCGACAGCCGGTCGCCCGGGCGCGGCGCGAGCCTACACATTCACGGAGTATCACGGTGATTCGGACAGACGCTAAAGACGGCGCGCTCGTGTTGTTTTCCGGCGGACAGGACTCGGCCACGTGCGTGGCCTGGGCCCTCGAACGCTATCAGACGGTCGAGACCCTCGGCTTCGACTACGGCCAGCGCCATCGCGTCGAGCTGGAGTGCCGCGAAGGCGTGCGCGACGCGCTGAAGCGCGAGTTTCCCGCGTGGGCCGGCCGGCTCGGCGACGATCACATGATCGACCTGTCGGTGCTCGGCGCGATCAGCGACACCGCGATGACGCGCGCGATCGAGATCGAGACGTCGGCGAACGGCCTGCCGAACACGTTCGTGCCGGGCCGCAACCTGCTGTTCATGACGATCGCCGCGGCGATCGCCTACCGCCGCGGGCTGCGCGTGCTGGTCGGCGGGATGTGCGAGACCGACTTCTCCGGCTATCCGGACTGCCGCGACGACACGATGAAGGCGCTGCAGGTCGCGCTGAACCTCGGCATGGACACGCGCATCGTGCTCGAGACGCCGCTGATGTGGCTCGACAAGGCGCAGACCTGGCAGCTTGCCGAGCAGCTCGGCGGCCAGGCGCTCGTCGAGCTGATCCGCGTCGAGACGCATACGTGCTATGTCGGCGAACGGGCGGAGCTGCACGATTGGGGCTTCGGCTGCGGCGAATGCCCGGCGTGCAAGCTGCGCAAGCGCGGCTACGAGGCCTACCTGAAGGGCGAGCGCGTGACCGAAGCGCCGCTGTGACGCCCGCGCGCCGGCGGCGCACAATGATGAACTGATCGAGAACGAACGGCGCGAGCCGGATCCAGGACGATGACTTACGCGGTCAAGGAAATTTTCTACACGTTGCAGGGCGAAGGCGCGAACGCGGGCCGTCCGGCCGTGTTCTGCCGGTTCGCCGGCTGCAATCTGTGGTCGGGCCGCGAGGATGACCGCGCGCAGGCGCTGTGCCGCTTCTGCGACACCGATTTCGTCGGCACCGACGGCGAGAACGGCGGCAAGTTCAAGGACGCGGCGGCGCTCGCCGCGCAGGTCGCGAGCCTGTGGCCGGACGGCGAGGCGCACCGCTTCGTCGTCTGCACGGGCGGCGAGCCGATGCTGCAGCTCGACCAGCCGCTCGTCGACGCGCTGCATGCGGCAGGCTTCGAGATCGCGATCGAGACCAACGGCTCGCTGCCGGTGCTCGAGTCGATCGACTGGATCTGCGTGAGCCCGAAGGCTGACGCGCCGCTTGTCGTCACGAAGGGCAACGAGCTGAAGGTCGTGATTCCGCAGGACAACCAGCGGCTCGCCGACTATGCGAAGCTCGACTTCGACTATTTTCTCGTGCAGCCGATGGACGGCCCGTCGCGCGACCTCAACACCAAGCTCGCGATCGACTGGTGCAAGCGCCATCCGCAGTGGCGCCTGTCGATGCAGACGCACAAATATCTGAACATTCCCTGATGCACCGGCTTTTGACATCGTGCTGATTACCCGAAAACTCGAATTCGACGCGGGACACCGCATTCCCGATCACCGCAGCCAGTGCAGGAACCTGCACGGCCATCGCTACGTGCTCGAAATCACGTTGCGCGGCGATCTCGTCGATACCGAGGGCGCGCCCGACCGCGGCATGGTGATGGATTTCGCCGACGTGAAGGCGCTCGCGATGGAGCACCTGGTCAGCAAGTGGGATCACGCGTTTCTCGTCTACGCGCGCGACGAGGTCGTGCGCTCGTTCCTCGAGCAGATGGCCGATCACAAGACCGTCGTGATCGACCGGATTCCGACCGTCGAGAACCTTGCGGCGATCGCGTTCGACATCCTCGCGAACGTCTACGACGCGCACTACGGGATCAACCTGCGCCTCGAGCGCGTGCGCCTGTACGAAACGCCGAACTGCTGGGCCGACGTCGAGCGCGAGCCCGGCCGCTGAGCTTCCCGGCGCGGCCGTCCCGCCCGGGTGGCGCGGACGGCCGCCGCGGCGGCGTTCCGTCCGCCGCGGTCGATGGCGGTAATCCCCTGGCGGCTTTCCGTTCCGCCCCTTCCCACATTCCGCCGCGTGCCGAGCTATGATCGTTGCGTGGCGTCGCAAAACGCGTCAGCGTTTCTGCGCCGGCGCAGCCCGGCGCGTCGCGCCCCGTCCCGTCTCGCCCGTTGCTTGTCCCTTTCGAATGCCCGTCCGTCTGGAGGCCGTTTCGATGAGCACGCTGACCAATTCCCTCAAACAACGCCTGCACGACGGCGACGACCCGCTATACGGCCTGTGGCTGACGCTTGCGAGCGACGCCGCGGCCGAGGCGCTCGCGCACGCCGGCTACGACTGGCTCTGCATCGACATGGAGCATGCGCCGAACGATAGCCACGACGTCGCGTCGCAGCTGCGGGCGCTGGCCGCCGCCCATCTGCCGAGCGAACCGGTCGTGCGCGTGCCGGCGCGGGAGCCGTGGCTCGTGAAGCGCGCGCTCGATGCGGGCGCGCGCACGCTGATGTTTCCGAACATCGAAACCGTGGACGACGCCGCGCACGCGGTGCGGCTCACCCGCTACCCGTCGCCGGAATCGCCGGACGGGCTGCGCGGCGTGGCGGGCATGGTGCGCGCGGCGGCGTTCGGAATGCGGCGCGATTACCTGCAGACGGCGAACGCGCAGGTTGCGGTGATGGCGCAGATCGAATCGGCGCGCGGCGTCGACGAAGTCGAGCGGATCGCCGCGATACCGGGCATCGACTGCCTGTTCATCGGTCCCGCCGATCTCGCGGCGAGCCTCGGGCATCTCGGCGACATCCGGCATCCGACCGTCGAAGCCGCGATGGCGCGCGTGCTCGCGGCGGGCCGGCAAGCGGGCGTCGCGGTCGGCATCTACGCGGCCGATACGGCCGCGGCGCGGCAATACCGCGACGCCGGCTACCGGGTCATTTCGCTGTCCGCCGACGTCAGCTGGCTGCTGCGCGCGACGCGGCAGGCATTGCAGGAGGTGCGGTCATGAACGCAAGCGCCGGCGCGTGCCGCCGCACCTGTGCGCGCGCGCTGCGGGCGGGCGGCGCGGCGCTCGGCCTGTGGGCCGTCTGCGGCGCTGCGTTCGCGCAGGGCGCGCGAGCGCAGCCGGAGCCGGCGCGCGAGACGGAGTCCGCGATCGCCGATTACAACGCGGGCAATTTCCGGGCGGCGCTCGTGCAGTTTCACGATGCGGCCGAGCGCGGCAACCGTCTCGCGCAGTTCAATTACGCGATGATGCTGATCACGGGCGAGGGCGTGACTGCGAACGTCGAAGAGGGGCTGCGCTGGCTGAGGCGCGCGGCCGACGCGAACATGTCGCACGCGCAGTACGTGTACGGCCGGATGCTGGATGACGGCGATTTCGTCGCGCGCAATCCGGCTGAGGCGCACCGCTGGTTCCTGAAGGCGGCGAAGCAGGGCCACGTGCAGGCCGAGCTGTCGCTTGCCAACCAGTTCCTCGACGGACGCGGCACGCCGCGCGACAACCGCCAGGCGTTCGTCTGGTACAAGCAGGCCGCCGACGCGGGCGATCCGACCGCGCAGTACGTGACCGCGTCGTTCTACGAGCGCGGCGGCGACGGCGTCGAGCAGAACCTGAACATCGCGCGCGCGTACTACGCGGCGGCCGCCGCGCAGGGCGACGAGACCGCGGGACTCAAATTCAAGGAGCTCAGCGAACGCGTGAAGGCGCAGGGCCCGGCGAGCGGC harbors:
- the queC gene encoding 7-cyano-7-deazaguanine synthase QueC; this translates as MIRTDAKDGALVLFSGGQDSATCVAWALERYQTVETLGFDYGQRHRVELECREGVRDALKREFPAWAGRLGDDHMIDLSVLGAISDTAMTRAIEIETSANGLPNTFVPGRNLLFMTIAAAIAYRRGLRVLVGGMCETDFSGYPDCRDDTMKALQVALNLGMDTRIVLETPLMWLDKAQTWQLAEQLGGQALVELIRVETHTCYVGERAELHDWGFGCGECPACKLRKRGYEAYLKGERVTEAPL
- the queE gene encoding 7-carboxy-7-deazaguanine synthase, whose amino-acid sequence is MTYAVKEIFYTLQGEGANAGRPAVFCRFAGCNLWSGREDDRAQALCRFCDTDFVGTDGENGGKFKDAAALAAQVASLWPDGEAHRFVVCTGGEPMLQLDQPLVDALHAAGFEIAIETNGSLPVLESIDWICVSPKADAPLVVTKGNELKVVIPQDNQRLADYAKLDFDYFLVQPMDGPSRDLNTKLAIDWCKRHPQWRLSMQTHKYLNIP
- the queD gene encoding 6-carboxytetrahydropterin synthase QueD; this translates as MLITRKLEFDAGHRIPDHRSQCRNLHGHRYVLEITLRGDLVDTEGAPDRGMVMDFADVKALAMEHLVSKWDHAFLVYARDEVVRSFLEQMADHKTVVIDRIPTVENLAAIAFDILANVYDAHYGINLRLERVRLYETPNCWADVEREPGR
- a CDS encoding HpcH/HpaI aldolase family protein codes for the protein MSTLTNSLKQRLHDGDDPLYGLWLTLASDAAAEALAHAGYDWLCIDMEHAPNDSHDVASQLRALAAAHLPSEPVVRVPAREPWLVKRALDAGARTLMFPNIETVDDAAHAVRLTRYPSPESPDGLRGVAGMVRAAAFGMRRDYLQTANAQVAVMAQIESARGVDEVERIAAIPGIDCLFIGPADLAASLGHLGDIRHPTVEAAMARVLAAGRQAGVAVGIYAADTAAARQYRDAGYRVISLSADVSWLLRATRQALQEVRS
- a CDS encoding tetratricopeptide repeat protein, producing the protein MNASAGACRRTCARALRAGGAALGLWAVCGAAFAQGARAQPEPARETESAIADYNAGNFRAALVQFHDAAERGNRLAQFNYAMMLITGEGVTANVEEGLRWLRRAADANMSHAQYVYGRMLDDGDFVARNPAEAHRWFLKAAKQGHVQAELSLANQFLDGRGTPRDNRQAFVWYKQAADAGDPTAQYVTASFYERGGDGVEQNLNIARAYYAAAAAQGDETAGLKFKELSERVKAQGPASGGGAGAAPPQ